The Thermocrinis albus DSM 14484 genome segment AGGGAGGAACTTAGAGAGAGAGATCTTAGAAGACAACTGGAGAGGGAGATAAAGTACGGAAAGCTCAAGCTATGAGGAGTCTTATATCGGTCCTGGACCTCAACAGAGAGGATGTACTGAATCTCTACCAGCTTTTTCTGGACTTTAAGAGGGGTAGAAGGGAAAAACTGGATGGGTCAGTCATGCTGCTTTTCTTGGAAAGTTCCACCCGTACACGCCTCTCCTTTGAAAAGGCATGCCGACAGTTGGGCTTGGAAACTTACTATGCCGGCAAAGGAGAAACCTCTATAGATAAGGGAGAAACTCTATTAGACACTTTCCGAACGCTGAAATATCTGGGATTTGACGCGGTGGTGTTTCGGATCCCCTTCGTCCTATTCCCATACCAGGAGTACATAAGGGAAGGTATCGTGCTTGTTAACGCGGGAGATGGTACACATCAACATCCAACACAGGGACTAGTGGATCTCTTCACCGCTATGGAGGTTTTTGGATCTTTGGAAGGTGTTAAGGTGCTCTTTGTGGGAGACATTCTCCACAGCAGAGTGTTTAGGTCCACGGCTCCCCTGTTTCGTATGATGGGAGCTCAGATAGGAATATGTGGTCCTGCTACTCTCCTTCCCTATGATCCTTCATCCTTAGGTGTGAGCATGGTATTTCACCAAGTGGAAGAAGGTTTAAGGTGGGCGGATCTTGTGGAATACCTTCGACTTCAGAAGGAACGTTTTAAGGAGAACTATATATCTTCCGAGAGAAGTTACTTTGCCCAGTTTGGTATGACAAAGGAGAGGTACGAGGGATTCAAAGGTTACGTGATGCATCCGGGACCTGTTAACTTGTACGTGGACATGGATCCTGAGGTGGTGTACGGGGAAAGATCCTTAGTGGCTGAGCAGGTAAGGAACGGCGTGTTTGTACGTATGGCGGTGATGTACTATCTTATGAAAGATGGCTAAGATCCTTTTGGGTATCTCCTCATCTATAGCCGTATACAAAATGTGTGATCTGATAAGGGAGCTGCGTAAGAGGGGACATCAGATAAGAGTCATCATGACTCCCTTTTCCGAGAGGTTTATAGGGAGGCTCACCTTTGAGGCTCTCACTGGGTACAAGGTTTACGTGGACTGGGAGGAAGACCCTTTTTTACACATAAACTTACCAAGATGGAGTGATCTGTTCCTTATAGCACCCTGTAGTGTTAACACCCTCTCTAAGATAGCTAACGGCATATGCGATAATCTTCTGGTCACTTCTGTGCTGGCTCATAAAGGACCCCTCTTGGTGGCTCCCGCAGCCAACGTGGAGATGTACAAAAATCCTGCTGTGCAAGAGAATATCAGAAAACTGAAAGAGAGGGGGATCATAGTTATAGAACCTGAGACAGGTCCTCTGGCCTGTGAGGAGGAAGGACAGGGCCGTCTGGCAAATCAAGAGCGTCTCTTAGACTGGATAGAGTGGGCCATAAGGCCTTACAAGCCTCTGAGAGGGAAAAAAGCTTTGGTGACGGTAGGTGCCACAAGGGAGTTTATAGACAGCGTCAGATACATATCTAACCTATCAAGCGGTAAGATGGGTATGGCTATAGCAAGGGTACTGCGCTGGTACGGTGCGGATGTAACACTGGTTACGGCTTTTACTACCGAGAATCCACCTCCTGAGGTGGAGGTGCTGAGAGTGGTTTCGGCAGAGGATATGAGGAGGGAAGTTCTGAGGCTGCTCCCTCAGACTCACCTACTGGTTATGAACGCTGCCGTCTCGGACTTTACACCCCTTGAAAAACACTCCGGAAAGATAAAGAAGAAGGATCAGATGATCCTGAAACTGACAAAAACACCCGACATACTGGAGGAGGTGGCAAGATCCAAAGGTAACACTTTTGTGGTAGGTTTTGCCTTGGAGGAGGAGGAGGTACTTCTTCAAGAGGGAAAGAGGAAGTTGCTGCAGAAAAGGTTGGATATGTTGGTGGCAAACCCTATAGATGTTATGGGTTCGGAGCAACACAGAGGTTATATCCTGTATCCGGAGGGTAAGGAGGAGGTTTTCTCCTTCCCCAACAAGTTGGAGTCGGCCGAGTTCATAGTGAAAAAGATCGTTGAGAAAATCACAGGATAACTTGTCTCACGAAGAATATCTCGGGAACAGCTTTGAGCTCTGCCAGTACTTCTTCCGGAACAGGATCATCTAAGTTGAGGATTCCCAAAGCGATCCCACCTTTCTTCTCTCTTCCTAATCGGAAACCGGCTATGTTGACGTTGGCCCTTCCCAGTATGGATCCTACTTTGCCTATAACCCCGGGAACGTCCTTATTCTCAAAGATGAGAAGTATACCTTCCGGCTCTACATCCACCATGTAGGAGTCTATGCGTACCAGTCTGAGGAGGCTCTCCTCCAGCACTGTTCCGGCCACTACCTTCTCTGTGTTCCCTGATTTGGCTACCACTTTGATGTAGTGTTTAAAGTCCACCGACTCTTCCGATGTGAGTTCCTCTACCTTTATACCTCTGTCCCTCGCTACATAAGAGGCGTTTATGATGTTGATGGGAAAGTCTACCACCTCCCTAAGGATGCCCATGAGAACGGCAGAGGCTATAGGGTGAAAGTGGGGTGCTATATCTCCCCTCACTTCTATGTGAACCTCCTGTATGCCTTCACCGGCCCACTGGACGAGAAACTTACCCATCTTCTCGGCCAGATCCAGGTGGGGTTTTATGAGGGTGAGGACGGAAAGATCCGGGAAAGGTGCGTTCACCACATACTCTACCGTCTGGCCTCTCAGTGCCTTTATCACCTGCTGAGCCACTATGACGGCCACATTTTCCTGAGACTCATAGGTGTTGGCTCCTATGTGGGGTGATAGAGACACGTTGGGAAAGGCAGAGAGCTTCTTTATAAACTCGTGGGATGGAGGTTCCACCGAAAAGACATCGAGACCTACACCACTCAGCTTTCCTGTTTCTAAAGCCCAAAGAAGATCTTCTTCCTTCACTATACCACCCCTTGCACAGTTGATGAGAACGGCACCGTCTTTCATCATCTCCAGCTCTCTCTTGGTTATCATGTTTCTCGTCTCGTGAGTGAGGGGTGCGTGGATGGTGAGGATGTCCACATGAGGCAGCATATCATGCAGTTTGTCCACCAGTTTCACACCTAATCTGTCCGCTTTTTCACGGGGTATGTAGGGGTCATAGGCCATAACCTTCATACCGAAAGCCTTGGCCCTTATGGCTACCTGAGACCCTATGTTACCCAGACCTATAATACCGAGAGTCTTACCGTAAAGCTCTCTTCCCATAAACTTGTTTCTGTCCCACCTTCCTTCGGTGAGTGTCTTGTGAGCTTGGTGGGCGTTACGGAGTACGTTCAGCATGTGGCATAAGGTAAGCTCGGTAGCACCTATAGTGTTGGCTCCAGGTGTGTTTACCACCAGTATGCCTCTACGAGAGGCTTCCTCTATGTCCACGTTGTCTACACCTACACCCGCTCTTCCCACCACCTTCAGATTCTCTGCCCTTGACAGAAGCTCTGCTGTAACGGGTGTCCTGCTTCTGGTGATGATACAGTGGTAGTTTTCCACTATTTGAAGAAGTCTGTCGTAGGTGATGTCAGGCTCGTAATCCACTTCAAGGTCAGGTTCTCTCTGCAAAAGCTCCAGTCCCTTAGGGTGTATGGGATCGGTCACGAGAACTTTAAACATCTTATCCTCCGTATGCTTTACCTATTATAACAGAAGCCTTCCTAAGTATACGTGTTATAATGTTTTTGTCTTCATCACGGAGGTATCGATGGCGGACAGAAAGATCCGTGTGGCCATAGTAGGTGTGGGAAACTGCGCCAGCGCCTTAGTGCAAGGCATTTACTACTACCAAAAGAGGCAGAACCTTGATACCAGTGGACTTATGTTTGAGGACGTGGGAGGATACAAACCGTGGGACATAGAGATAGTGGCTGCGTGGGACATAGACGCCCGAAAGGTGGGTAAGGATGTATCTGAGGCCATATTCTCCCCACCTAACTGTACCACTGTCTTTGAACCAGAAGTTCCTCACATGGGTGTGAAGGTGCGTATGGGAAAAGTGTTGGACGGATATGCTCCCCACATGGCCAATTACCCTCCCGAGAGGAGCTTTGTTCTCGCGCAGGAGAAAGAGGATGAACTGGAAGACGTGGTGAGTGTTTTGAAAGAAACAAGAGCGGACGTGCTTGTTAACTACGTACCAGTGGGTTCGGAACAGGCAGCGCGTTTTTATGCGGAGGCTTGTCTTAGGGCAGGTGTGTCCTTCATAAATGGTATGCCTACCTTCATAGTATCAGATCCAGAATGGGCCAAACGTTTTGAGGCGGAGGGAATACCTGCTGTAGGAGATGACATAAAGTCTCAGGTGGGTGCCACCATACTGCACCGTACTCTGGTGCAGCTGTTCGTAGAAAGGGGAGTAAAGATAGATAGAACCTATCAGCTGAACTTTGGAGGTAACACGGACTTTCTTAACATGTTGGAAAGATCAAGACTTCAGACCAAGAAAACTTCTAAGACGGAGGCTGTCTCTTCTCTTATTCCTTACACCTTGGATTGGGAAAACATCCACATAGGACCTTCTGACTGGGTACCGTGGTTGAAAGATAGGAAAATAGCTTACATAAGGTTAGAGGGTAGGCTCTTCGGAGATGTACCCATGTACGTAGAGGTAAAACTGGATGTGGAGGACTCTCCCAACAGTGCTGGTTCCATGATAGATGCCATAAGATGCTGTAAGCTGGCCAGAGACCGAGGTATAGGTGGTCCCCTGTACTCTATAAGTGCCTACACCATGAAGCACCCACCCGTTCAGTACCCTGACTGGCAGGCCAGGAAGATGGTGGAGGAGTTCATAAGGGGTGAGCGGGAGCGTTGAGGAGAGCACCCTTTGGTTCCACTGTGCCAGTGTAGGGGAGTTTAACACCGCCAAACCTATCCTGAAGGAGTTGGTGAGAAGGTACAAAGTGGTTCTCACCTACTTCTCTCCGAGAGCTAAGTCTTACTTAGAGTCTCAGAAGGATTATTACCATCAACTTAGGAGGCTCCCCGTAGATCTACCTTGGACCGTAAGGAGACTGGAGGAAAGCATAAAACCTAAGGCTATAGTGGTAGTGGAAAGGGAGTTCTGGCCTTGTTTTTTGACTTTCACGCGCAGCAAAAAGATCCTCATCAACGCCTACGCAAAGGGTGGTTTTTGGGAGCGTTTGATGGCAAAGAAGTTCCACCTTGTTCTGTGTAGAACAGATCAAGACACGGAGATTTACACCTCTTACGGAGTAAGAGCGTTGACGTGTGGCAATCTTAAGCTGGTTATGGAAAAAGAGGATAGAGAGGTTCTTCTTCAGTTGCCGGAAGGGAGGATATGGGTGGCAGGTAGTTTACATCCCGAGGAGTTTTCTATAATAGCATCGGCTTTCCGTATCCTTAGGGAAGAGATGAAAGATCTTAGACTCATAGCTGTGCCGAGACATGTCTCTCAGGCAGAGAAACTTCTTACCTTTTTCAGAGGGTTCAGGGTGGTTCTGAGAACTCAGCACAGCTCTAAAGACTGGGATGTGATGGTGGTGGATACTCTGGGGGAGTTGAGGGGTTTGTACAGATACGGGCATGTGGCTTTTGTGGGTGGCACTTTCTGTAAAAAAGGTGGGCACAACCTTTTGGAACCAGTATACGCGGGGGTTCCCGTTGTGTTTGGACCTTACACCCAAAAAGTGAAGGACCTGGAGGACTTCCTCGTAACGGAGGGAGCAGGATTTAAGGTAAGGAGCCTTCATGAACTTATACATACCCTGAGAGCTCTACTTACGGGCAGTATGACCTTCCGTATACCCAACATGTCCTCCTTGGCAGAGGAGATAAGGTCCTGTTACCTTTCCCAACTTATGTAGTCTTTGAGGAGAAGTAGGGAAAGGAGTAAACCTCCTAAGAGGGCGCTCATGTACTGGGTTATGAACCTCCACAGTATGACGAAGGCTCCTACCGCTGCAGGTTCTAGAAAAGGTTCAAAAACAGAGAGGCCACCTAACTCTCCCACACCGCTACCACCGGGGGTAGGACTGGCAAATATGGCGTAAACCAAAGATATCTGCGCTATCAACATTTTCTCAGTGGGAAGTGTTGAACCAAAAGCTTTCAATAAAAAGGCACCTGACAGAAGAAAAGACACATACAGAAGTACGCTACTGATAGATGCACCCAAAAGGTGCAGTTTCCCCCTCCTTAGAAAAAAGCGTAGGTAAACTATGTATCTGCCAAATCCATAACGCAGACGCTTTCTGAAACCACCCTCCGAAGCCCTGTTGCTACCCCAACGCACCACACGGTACAGAATCAACATGAGGACAGCTGCTACAAAAAGTATAAGCCCCAGTTGTTTGGCCTTCTGAATGTCGCGATAAAGATCGTAGAGGAAGAAGGGAAAGGCCAGCAGGAAAAAGGAGAGGCCTGTTGCCGTCTTTACAGTAACTATACTGAGAACCTTGTGAAGCCTTCCGCCTTTTCTGGAGAGGGTGTAAAGGGACATAAACTCACCCCCCAAGTGAGCGGGTGTTATGGTGGCACCAAAGGTGTTGATGAGGGAGACCACGTAACCGTACAGAAAGCTGTAGCGTAGTTTTACAGCACGGGCCAGAACAAAAAGCCTCAGGTTGTCAAAGGTATGATAAAACGCCATACAGATAATAGAAAGAAGAAGATACCTTTTATCTAAAGAAAACAGAATGGTTAGTGCTTCACGTGTGAAAGTTTTCTTAACGATGTAGAAGAGGGAACCCAATATAAGAAGAAGGGTTAGCACAAGACCATAAAGGATGCCTCTGGACATGGTAATATATATTAGCTAAAATGATAGTTTCTGGTGTCCAAATACCGCCTGCTGGGGCATGGACACCCTGAGGAGGGCGGTATACAAATACCCCAGCCCCGAACGGTGAGTTCGGGACCAGAGGTAGGAAATGAGGACGTTGGCCTACGGCTTTCCCAAGTTAGGTGACAGGAGGGAGTTTAAAAGTCTTCTTGAAAACTTCTGGAAAGGAAAGATAACGGAGGAAGATCTGACAGAGGGTATGAACAGGCTCAGAGACTGGATGGTGGACAACTACAGACAGTATGTGGACCTTTTCCCCTCCAATGAGCTCTCTTACTACGATTTTGTGTTGGATACAGCGGTTATGGTGGGTGCTATTCCCAGCAGGTTCGGGAAGTACCAAGGTCTCAGCACTTACTTTGAGATGGCCAGAGGAAAGAGAGCCCTTGAAATGACCAAATACTTTAACACCAACTACCATTATCTGGTTCCCGAGCTGGAGACACCCAACTTCCATCTTCTGAAAAACTTCCCACTGGAAGACTACAACTACTTTTCCCAGAAAGGAATAGATACACTGCCCCGTTTGTTGGCACCTTACACCTTCCTCGTACTCTCCAAAGCTCCCAAACGCACCGACAGTTCTCCCTTCGCAGTGCTACAGTTGGCTCCCATAGATTCGGTAGATGTTCTCCAACAGTACGCTTCTGCTCTCATACCCCTTTACAGGGAGGTTCTGAAGAGTCTTGCCTCGGCAGGTGCAAAGGTGGTACTTATGGAAGATCCTGCTCTCACTAAGGAGATGACGGACGAAGAGTGGCGGTTGGTTACGGAGATATACCACCAGCTGGCTGGCATTCTGGACATTTACGTACTTACCTATTACGACAGTGTGTCCAACTACGAAAGATTTGTACAGCTTCCCGTAAAAGGTCTAGGTCTTGATCTGGTATCCAACGTGGAGAATCTGGAGAACATAAAGAAGCTAGGTTTTCCCCAGGACAAAGTTCTCATCGCAGGCATCCTCAACGGTAGACAAGTATGGAGAGCCAACATAGAGCAGAAAGCGCGTCTTGTGGAAGATCTTTCCAAAGAGTGCAGAGAGTTGGTTATATCCAACTCATGTCCTCTTTTCCACCTTCCTATCAGCGTGGAGCCCGAAGATCAGCTTCCAGAGGGTCTTAAGGAGCGACTGGCC includes the following:
- the coaBC gene encoding bifunctional phosphopantothenoylcysteine decarboxylase/phosphopantothenate--cysteine ligase CoaBC translates to MAKILLGISSSIAVYKMCDLIRELRKRGHQIRVIMTPFSERFIGRLTFEALTGYKVYVDWEEDPFLHINLPRWSDLFLIAPCSVNTLSKIANGICDNLLVTSVLAHKGPLLVAPAANVEMYKNPAVQENIRKLKERGIIVIEPETGPLACEEEGQGRLANQERLLDWIEWAIRPYKPLRGKKALVTVGATREFIDSVRYISNLSSGKMGMAIARVLRWYGADVTLVTAFTTENPPPEVEVLRVVSAEDMRREVLRLLPQTHLLVMNAAVSDFTPLEKHSGKIKKKDQMILKLTKTPDILEEVARSKGNTFVVGFALEEEEVLLQEGKRKLLQKRLDMLVANPIDVMGSEQHRGYILYPEGKEEVFSFPNKLESAEFIVKKIVEKITG
- a CDS encoding flippase-like domain-containing protein, yielding MSRGILYGLVLTLLLILGSLFYIVKKTFTREALTILFSLDKRYLLLSIICMAFYHTFDNLRLFVLARAVKLRYSFLYGYVVSLINTFGATITPAHLGGEFMSLYTLSRKGGRLHKVLSIVTVKTATGLSFFLLAFPFFLYDLYRDIQKAKQLGLILFVAAVLMLILYRVVRWGSNRASEGGFRKRLRYGFGRYIVYLRFFLRRGKLHLLGASISSVLLYVSFLLSGAFLLKAFGSTLPTEKMLIAQISLVYAIFASPTPGGSGVGELGGLSVFEPFLEPAAVGAFVILWRFITQYMSALLGGLLLSLLLLKDYISWER
- the serA gene encoding phosphoglycerate dehydrogenase, translated to MFKVLVTDPIHPKGLELLQREPDLEVDYEPDITYDRLLQIVENYHCIITRSRTPVTAELLSRAENLKVVGRAGVGVDNVDIEEASRRGILVVNTPGANTIGATELTLCHMLNVLRNAHQAHKTLTEGRWDRNKFMGRELYGKTLGIIGLGNIGSQVAIRAKAFGMKVMAYDPYIPREKADRLGVKLVDKLHDMLPHVDILTIHAPLTHETRNMITKRELEMMKDGAVLINCARGGIVKEEDLLWALETGKLSGVGLDVFSVEPPSHEFIKKLSAFPNVSLSPHIGANTYESQENVAVIVAQQVIKALRGQTVEYVVNAPFPDLSVLTLIKPHLDLAEKMGKFLVQWAGEGIQEVHIEVRGDIAPHFHPIASAVLMGILREVVDFPINIINASYVARDRGIKVEELTSEESVDFKHYIKVVAKSGNTEKVVAGTVLEESLLRLVRIDSYMVDVEPEGILLIFENKDVPGVIGKVGSILGRANVNIAGFRLGREKKGGIALGILNLDDPVPEEVLAELKAVPEIFFVRQVIL
- a CDS encoding inositol-3-phosphate synthase gives rise to the protein MADRKIRVAIVGVGNCASALVQGIYYYQKRQNLDTSGLMFEDVGGYKPWDIEIVAAWDIDARKVGKDVSEAIFSPPNCTTVFEPEVPHMGVKVRMGKVLDGYAPHMANYPPERSFVLAQEKEDELEDVVSVLKETRADVLVNYVPVGSEQAARFYAEACLRAGVSFINGMPTFIVSDPEWAKRFEAEGIPAVGDDIKSQVGATILHRTLVQLFVERGVKIDRTYQLNFGGNTDFLNMLERSRLQTKKTSKTEAVSSLIPYTLDWENIHIGPSDWVPWLKDRKIAYIRLEGRLFGDVPMYVEVKLDVEDSPNSAGSMIDAIRCCKLARDRGIGGPLYSISAYTMKHPPVQYPDWQARKMVEEFIRGERER
- a CDS encoding aspartate carbamoyltransferase catalytic subunit, whose protein sequence is MRSLISVLDLNREDVLNLYQLFLDFKRGRREKLDGSVMLLFLESSTRTRLSFEKACRQLGLETYYAGKGETSIDKGETLLDTFRTLKYLGFDAVVFRIPFVLFPYQEYIREGIVLVNAGDGTHQHPTQGLVDLFTAMEVFGSLEGVKVLFVGDILHSRVFRSTAPLFRMMGAQIGICGPATLLPYDPSSLGVSMVFHQVEEGLRWADLVEYLRLQKERFKENYISSERSYFAQFGMTKERYEGFKGYVMHPGPVNLYVDMDPEVVYGERSLVAEQVRNGVFVRMAVMYYLMKDG
- a CDS encoding 3-deoxy-D-manno-octulosonic acid transferase, which encodes MSGSVEESTLWFHCASVGEFNTAKPILKELVRRYKVVLTYFSPRAKSYLESQKDYYHQLRRLPVDLPWTVRRLEESIKPKAIVVVEREFWPCFLTFTRSKKILINAYAKGGFWERLMAKKFHLVLCRTDQDTEIYTSYGVRALTCGNLKLVMEKEDREVLLQLPEGRIWVAGSLHPEEFSIIASAFRILREEMKDLRLIAVPRHVSQAEKLLTFFRGFRVVLRTQHSSKDWDVMVVDTLGELRGLYRYGHVAFVGGTFCKKGGHNLLEPVYAGVPVVFGPYTQKVKDLEDFLVTEGAGFKVRSLHELIHTLRALLTGSMTFRIPNMSSLAEEIRSCYLSQLM